In Streptococcus uberis, a single window of DNA contains:
- a CDS encoding phosphomevalonate kinase — MTKVVVQTGGKLYLAGEYSVLWPGQKAILVPIPILMTAEMVKSDTIRLCSDMFDYSVGMEADPNYRIIQETISTFSKLLGKSLEELPAFQLTITGKMESEGKKYGIGSSGSVTVLTLKALADFYHISLSQDLLFKLAAYTLLTLDDNGSMGDIACIAYNDLICFQSFDRQKVQNMISVLSFEDVLKNDWGYQIEVIKPKLDLTFLVGWTKIPSISKEMINKVKKNITSDFLEATQLAVIECQKALEEGDKYLFTLAIARISDLLQQLHPAIYHPKLLQLKEAATGKNAIAKSSGSGGGDCGIAFCFDHQSKDSILQEWKTQNIDLIYQTQWRAL, encoded by the coding sequence ATGACTAAAGTAGTAGTCCAAACTGGAGGAAAACTTTATCTTGCAGGAGAATATTCTGTATTATGGCCGGGACAAAAAGCAATCCTAGTCCCTATCCCCATTTTAATGACGGCAGAAATGGTAAAGTCGGATACTATTAGACTGTGTTCAGATATGTTTGATTACTCCGTTGGCATGGAAGCCGACCCAAATTACCGTATTATTCAAGAAACTATTTCCACTTTCTCGAAATTACTTGGAAAATCGTTAGAAGAGTTGCCTGCTTTTCAACTCACCATTACGGGTAAAATGGAATCCGAGGGGAAAAAATATGGTATTGGTTCTAGCGGTAGTGTGACCGTTTTAACCCTTAAAGCTTTAGCTGACTTCTATCATATTAGTCTCTCACAAGATTTACTCTTTAAGTTAGCAGCATATACCTTGTTAACATTAGATGACAATGGTTCCATGGGAGATATTGCCTGTATCGCTTATAATGACCTGATTTGCTTCCAATCATTTGATCGACAAAAAGTCCAAAACATGATTTCAGTTCTCAGTTTTGAGGATGTGTTAAAAAATGATTGGGGTTATCAGATTGAAGTCATTAAGCCAAAGTTAGATTTAACTTTTCTTGTTGGTTGGACAAAAATCCCCTCTATTTCAAAAGAAATGATTAATAAAGTCAAAAAAAATATCACTTCAGATTTTTTAGAAGCAACCCAATTAGCAGTTATAGAGTGCCAAAAAGCTTTAGAAGAGGGTGATAAGTATCTTTTCACTTTAGCTATTGCTAGAATAAGTGATTTACTGCAACAGCTACATCCAGCCATCTATCATCCTAAGTTACTTCAATTAAAAGAAGCAGCAACTGGAAAAAATGCCATTGCGAAGTCTTCAGGATCTGGCGGAGGAGATTGTGGTATCGCTTTTTGCTTTGATCATCAATCAAAAGATAGCATACTTCAAGAGTGGAAGACACAAAACATTGACCTTATTTATCAAACACAGTGGAGAGCTTTATGA
- a CDS encoding thymidylate synthase — protein sequence MTKADVIFKDNIKKILMDGVLSENARPKYKNGQTANSKYITGAFAEYDLSKGEFPITTLRPIPIKSAIKELLWIYQDQSNSLDVLENKYNVHYWNDWEVGTTRTIGQRYGAIVKKHDIMTKILKQLSDNPWNRRNIVSLWDYEAFEESEGLLPCAFQTMFDVRRVNGEIHLDATLVQRSNDMLVAHHINAMQYVAFQMMIAKHFGWKLGKFFYFVNNLHIYDNQFPQAEELLKREESDCHPQLVLNVPDGTNFFDIRPEDFELLDYNPVKPQLSFDLAI from the coding sequence ATGACAAAAGCAGATGTGATTTTTAAAGATAATATCAAGAAAATTTTGATGGATGGTGTTCTAAGTGAAAATGCTAGGCCAAAATATAAGAATGGACAAACTGCCAATTCCAAATATATCACAGGAGCTTTTGCGGAATATGATTTGTCTAAAGGTGAATTTCCCATAACCACATTGAGACCTATTCCCATTAAATCTGCTATAAAAGAGCTGCTTTGGATTTATCAGGACCAAAGTAATTCTTTGGATGTTTTAGAAAATAAATATAATGTCCACTATTGGAATGATTGGGAAGTGGGAACGACTCGCACAATAGGTCAACGATATGGGGCTATTGTTAAAAAACATGATATCATGACAAAGATTTTGAAACAATTATCGGATAATCCTTGGAATCGTCGCAATATTGTTTCTCTTTGGGATTATGAGGCATTTGAAGAAAGTGAGGGATTACTTCCTTGTGCTTTCCAAACCATGTTTGATGTTCGTCGTGTCAATGGCGAGATTCATTTGGATGCTACTTTGGTTCAACGGTCTAATGATATGTTGGTCGCTCATCATATTAATGCTATGCAATATGTTGCTTTCCAAATGATGATTGCTAAGCATTTCGGATGGAAATTGGGTAAATTCTTCTATTTTGTTAATAATCTTCATATTTATGACAACCAGTTCCCTCAAGCAGAGGAACTGTTAAAGAGGGAAGAAAGTGACTGTCATCCTCAGTTAGTCTTAAATGTTCCTGACGGGACCAATTTCTTCGACATCCGTCCTGAAGATTTTGAGTTATTGGATTATAATCCAGTAAAACCTCAATTAAGCTTTGATCTTGCCATCTAA
- a CDS encoding hydroxymethylglutaryl-CoA reductase, degradative, giving the protein MTMPKLNWSGFYKKTPQERMQLLKEYQLLDERSEDILMQQELLSLETANQMTENVVGRLALPFSIVPDVFVNGKTYQIPMVTEEPSVIAAASFAAKIIKRCGGFKTKVHNRQMIGQVALYDLEDMEVAKLAILTQKDDLINLANQAYPSIVKRGGGARELSAQIKDQFLIIYMTVDTQEAMGANMVNTMMEAITPELEQLSSGKALMAILSNYASESLVSAECSIDFRFLSRDPNEAKILAKKMVLASHLAQIDPYRAATHNKGIFNGIDAVVMATGNDWRAIEAGGHAFAAKDGTYRGLSTWTVDEENHCIIGQLTLPMPIATKGGSIGLNPSVQMAHQLLHDPNAKELAQVIVSLGLAQNFAALKALTNTGIQAGHMKLQAKSLALLAGATEKTLPKLVPLLLKEKHMNLETAKALLQKLDERKEP; this is encoded by the coding sequence ATGACAATGCCTAAATTAAATTGGTCTGGTTTTTACAAAAAAACACCCCAAGAAAGAATGCAGCTGTTAAAAGAATATCAACTCCTTGATGAAAGAAGCGAAGACATCTTAATGCAACAAGAGTTACTATCATTGGAAACAGCTAATCAAATGACCGAAAACGTTGTCGGAAGACTAGCTTTACCCTTTAGTATTGTCCCTGATGTCTTCGTAAACGGTAAAACCTATCAAATACCGATGGTTACAGAAGAACCTTCTGTCATTGCTGCAGCATCTTTTGCAGCTAAAATCATAAAACGTTGTGGTGGTTTCAAAACAAAGGTTCATAACCGTCAAATGATTGGACAAGTAGCTCTCTATGATTTGGAGGATATGGAAGTCGCAAAATTAGCTATTCTGACCCAAAAAGACGATTTAATCAACCTAGCTAATCAAGCCTACCCTTCCATTGTCAAGAGAGGAGGGGGAGCCCGAGAACTTTCTGCGCAAATAAAAGACCAATTTTTGATTATCTATATGACAGTTGATACTCAAGAAGCCATGGGTGCCAATATGGTTAATACGATGATGGAAGCCATCACACCTGAGCTAGAACAATTGAGTTCAGGTAAAGCTTTAATGGCAATTCTATCAAATTATGCAAGTGAATCTTTGGTCAGTGCAGAATGCAGTATTGATTTTCGTTTTCTAAGTCGTGATCCAAATGAAGCTAAAATTCTAGCTAAAAAAATGGTACTTGCCAGTCATTTAGCCCAAATTGATCCCTATCGTGCAGCAACGCATAACAAAGGAATATTTAATGGCATTGATGCAGTCGTAATGGCTACAGGAAATGATTGGCGAGCCATCGAAGCTGGTGGCCACGCTTTCGCAGCAAAAGATGGCACTTATAGGGGATTAAGTACCTGGACGGTTGACGAGGAAAACCATTGTATTATTGGTCAACTGACCTTACCAATGCCAATTGCTACAAAAGGAGGCTCAATAGGCCTAAATCCAAGTGTCCAAATGGCCCACCAGTTATTACATGATCCAAATGCTAAAGAATTAGCGCAAGTCATTGTCAGTCTTGGTTTAGCTCAAAACTTTGCTGCCCTAAAAGCACTGACAAATACCGGAATTCAAGCAGGACATATGAAATTACAAGCAAAATCACTTGCTCTTTTAGCCGGTGCAACTGAGAAGACACTTCCCAAATTAGTCCCACTCTTGCTCAAAGAAAAACACATGAATTTAGAAACGGCCAAAGCCCTATTGCAAAAACTTGATGAAAGAAAAGAACCTTGA
- the mvk gene encoding mevalonate kinase: MNEKIGIGRSHSKIILMGEHSVVYGFPAIALPLKDIEVTCRIKASDTPLRFDFYDTLSTAIYSGLDYLKIKNHPISYDIVSQVPQKRGMGSSAAVSIAAIRAVFDYFNEELSDELLEILVNKAEIIAHTNPSGLDAKTCLSDQAIKFIRNVGFESLNINLDAYLIIADTGIHGHTREAVQKVAKYEETNLPYLKQLGQLTEDVENAIKNRDIKTIGYSMTQAHEALKAIGVSIAKANQLVEEALKEGALGAKMSGGGLGGCIIALVDQKEKADAISQKLREEGAVNTWIQKL; this comes from the coding sequence ATGAACGAAAAAATAGGAATTGGTAGGTCGCATAGCAAAATCATTTTGATGGGAGAACATTCTGTCGTCTATGGCTTTCCGGCAATTGCCCTACCTTTAAAAGATATAGAGGTCACGTGTCGTATTAAGGCATCAGATACCCCATTAAGATTTGATTTTTATGACACTTTGTCAACGGCTATTTATTCTGGCTTGGATTATCTAAAGATTAAAAATCACCCTATCTCATATGATATTGTATCTCAAGTGCCTCAAAAAAGAGGAATGGGTTCATCTGCAGCAGTTTCAATTGCTGCGATAAGAGCAGTGTTTGATTACTTCAATGAAGAATTATCTGATGAGTTGTTGGAAATATTGGTCAATAAGGCAGAAATTATTGCACATACTAATCCTAGTGGCTTAGATGCCAAAACTTGTCTCAGTGACCAAGCCATAAAGTTCATTAGAAATGTGGGCTTTGAAAGTCTGAATATCAACCTTGATGCCTATTTGATCATTGCAGATACAGGCATTCATGGACATACCAGAGAAGCTGTTCAAAAAGTTGCAAAGTATGAAGAAACGAATCTTCCATATCTAAAACAACTTGGCCAACTGACAGAAGATGTTGAAAATGCTATTAAAAATAGAGATATCAAAACAATTGGCTATTCCATGACACAAGCACATGAGGCCCTTAAAGCAATTGGGGTCAGTATCGCTAAAGCCAATCAATTAGTTGAGGAAGCTTTGAAAGAAGGAGCTTTGGGAGCCAAAATGTCTGGTGGTGGCTTAGGAGGTTGTATCATAGCCCTTGTTGACCAAAAAGAAAAAGCAGATGCAATCAGCCAAAAATTAAGAGAAGAAGGGGCCGTGAATACGTGGATCCAAAAACTGTAA
- the fni gene encoding type 2 isopentenyl-diphosphate Delta-isomerase: MTNRKNDHIKYALKYQSSYNSFDDMELIHSSLPKYDVDEIELSTHYAQQDFEFPFYINAMTGGSEKGKAVNAKLARVAQATGIPMVTGSYSAALKNPQDDSYRLKDIAPNLKLATNIGLDKDICLGMQTVSEMNPIFLQVHVNVMQELLMPEGERQFKHWRQHLKEYAEQIPVPIILKEVGFGMDVKTIQTAQALGIQTFDISGRGGTSFAYIENQRGGNRSYLDQWGQSTVQCLLNCKDLVNQVEILASGGVRHPLDMIKCFVLGARAVGLSRTFLELVETYHEEEVIEIINGWKEDLKRIMCALNCKTIADLREVDYLLYGRLKEANS, from the coding sequence ATGACAAATCGAAAAAATGATCATATCAAATATGCTTTAAAATATCAGTCCTCTTATAATTCTTTTGATGATATGGAACTGATCCACTCATCTTTGCCCAAATATGATGTCGATGAGATAGAATTGTCCACACATTATGCTCAACAGGATTTCGAATTTCCTTTTTACATTAATGCCATGACAGGTGGGAGTGAAAAAGGCAAAGCCGTCAATGCGAAATTAGCACGTGTTGCTCAAGCAACTGGCATTCCTATGGTAACAGGGTCCTATAGTGCTGCTTTAAAAAATCCTCAAGATGACTCTTATCGATTAAAAGACATTGCACCAAATTTAAAATTGGCAACCAATATTGGACTGGATAAAGACATCTGTTTAGGGATGCAAACTGTTTCCGAAATGAACCCAATCTTTTTACAAGTCCACGTCAATGTGATGCAAGAACTCTTAATGCCAGAAGGCGAGAGACAGTTTAAACATTGGCGACAGCATTTGAAAGAATATGCCGAGCAGATACCAGTTCCAATTATATTAAAGGAAGTTGGATTTGGTATGGATGTTAAAACCATCCAGACTGCCCAGGCTCTAGGTATTCAAACATTTGATATTTCCGGACGAGGTGGGACATCCTTTGCCTACATTGAGAATCAACGCGGTGGCAATAGATCCTATTTAGATCAGTGGGGACAAAGTACTGTTCAGTGTTTATTAAATTGTAAAGATTTGGTGAATCAGGTGGAAATTTTAGCATCAGGTGGTGTTAGACATCCTTTAGACATGATTAAATGTTTTGTTCTTGGTGCTAGAGCAGTAGGTTTATCACGAACATTTTTAGAATTGGTCGAAACGTATCACGAAGAAGAAGTGATTGAAATCATTAATGGCTGGAAAGAAGATTTAAAACGCATCATGTGTGCTTTAAATTGTAAAACCATCGCTGACCTAAGAGAGGTAGATTACCTTCTATATGGTCGCTTAAAAGAAGCTAACAGCTAA
- a CDS encoding dihydrofolate reductase — MTKEIIAIWAEDENGVIGANGTLPWYLPKELQHFKNTTLNHAILMGRVTFEGMKRRLLPNRQTLVLTSDESYHVDGALTMTSLEKTLEWYHAQENNLYVIGGQKVLQTFDGHFNKIIKTVVHHQFDGDTYRPELDLSPFVEEDCFFYERDDQNPYDFTVHILVRK, encoded by the coding sequence ATGACAAAAGAAATAATTGCTATTTGGGCTGAAGATGAAAATGGTGTGATTGGTGCAAATGGAACCTTACCCTGGTATTTACCAAAAGAACTTCAGCATTTTAAAAACACAACGTTAAATCATGCTATTTTGATGGGACGTGTTACCTTTGAGGGAATGAAACGACGTCTTTTACCGAATCGACAAACCTTGGTTTTAACTAGTGATGAGTCTTATCATGTGGATGGAGCCTTAACCATGACAAGTTTGGAAAAAACTTTAGAATGGTATCATGCTCAAGAAAATAACCTCTATGTGATTGGTGGTCAAAAAGTTCTGCAAACATTTGATGGCCATTTTAATAAAATCATTAAAACAGTTGTTCATCATCAATTCGATGGAGATACCTACCGTCCAGAATTAGATTTGAGTCCATTTGTTGAAGAAGATTGTTTTTTCTATGAAAGAGATGATCAGAATCCTTATGATTTTACAGTGCATATTTTGGTCCGGAAATAG
- a CDS encoding surface-anchored 5'-nucleotidase, with protein sequence MKKHIVLKSSILGLVAGMSVLVSSVQADQVDVQILGVNDFHGALDQTGSAYMPDGKVSGAGTAAQLDAYMDQAQADFNQTSPTGTSIRVQAGDMVGASPANSGLLQDEPTVQVFNEMGVEYGTLGNHEFDEGLAEYNRIMTGTAPAADSSINQITKDYTHIPSDQTIVIANVVDKTTGEIPYNWQPYAIKNIPVNNTSVNIGFIGVVTTEIPNLVLKQNYEQYNFLDEAETIAKYAKELQGQNVNALVVLAHIPATSGKDGIVGDEIATIMDKVNQLYPDNSIDIIFAGHNHQYTNGTIGSTRIVEALSQGKAYADVRGTLDTDTQDFIATPTAQVVAVAPGVLTGTAEIQAIVDEANTIVKQVTDQKIGTAASSELISREVNVDKESAVGNLITTAQLTVARETYPDVDFAITNNGGIRADLLVSSDQSITWGAAQAVQPFGNILQIVELTGQEIYDALNEQYDEGQKYFLQMSGLRYTYTDSGSTDPLVPFKVVKVYKDNGEEIDPNATYKLVINDFLYGGGDGFATFKKGKLLGAINPDTEVFIKYIKDLEAAGKPVTAAITGVKTYVTTALEPSTTTDASGTHEIINRVYRDRDGKIVATEVVSDLFTPAPVEETETPKPAVNSIKIPVKTPKYGQSLTAVKAGQQAQKASDKKQLPTTSSQEDTAILLSLLGASSLAMAVALKKKENN encoded by the coding sequence ATGAAAAAGCATATTGTGTTAAAAAGCAGTATTTTAGGTCTTGTCGCTGGAATGTCAGTTTTAGTATCATCTGTACAAGCTGATCAAGTTGATGTTCAAATTCTAGGAGTTAATGATTTCCACGGTGCACTGGATCAAACTGGTTCAGCTTATATGCCTGATGGAAAAGTGTCTGGGGCTGGGACAGCGGCTCAATTAGATGCATACATGGATCAAGCGCAAGCAGATTTTAACCAAACTAGTCCAACTGGAACAAGTATCCGTGTACAAGCTGGTGATATGGTCGGTGCAAGTCCTGCAAATTCTGGATTACTACAAGATGAGCCTACAGTCCAAGTATTTAATGAAATGGGCGTTGAATACGGAACACTAGGAAACCATGAATTTGATGAAGGATTAGCTGAGTATAACCGTATTATGACTGGCACTGCACCTGCAGCTGATTCAAGCATCAACCAAATTACAAAAGATTATACACACATTCCATCGGACCAAACAATTGTTATCGCTAACGTGGTTGATAAAACAACTGGAGAGATTCCGTATAACTGGCAACCATATGCTATAAAAAATATTCCTGTAAACAACACTTCTGTGAATATCGGTTTTATTGGAGTTGTTACAACAGAAATTCCAAATCTCGTCTTAAAACAAAACTATGAGCAATACAATTTCTTAGACGAAGCGGAAACTATTGCCAAATATGCCAAAGAATTACAAGGACAAAATGTTAATGCCTTAGTTGTATTAGCTCATATTCCTGCAACAAGTGGTAAAGATGGTATAGTAGGCGACGAAATCGCTACAATAATGGATAAGGTTAACCAATTATATCCTGACAATAGCATTGATATTATTTTTGCAGGTCATAATCACCAGTATACAAATGGAACCATCGGTTCTACTCGAATTGTTGAAGCACTATCCCAGGGTAAAGCATACGCTGATGTGCGTGGTACACTTGACACTGATACACAAGACTTTATAGCTACCCCTACTGCTCAAGTTGTTGCAGTTGCACCTGGCGTTTTAACAGGCACAGCTGAAATCCAAGCTATTGTTGATGAAGCTAATACAATTGTTAAACAAGTGACTGATCAAAAAATCGGAACTGCCGCAAGTTCAGAATTAATTTCACGTGAAGTAAATGTAGATAAAGAATCTGCAGTAGGAAATCTCATCACAACTGCACAATTGACAGTTGCTCGTGAAACATATCCTGATGTTGATTTTGCTATTACAAATAACGGAGGAATCCGAGCAGATTTACTAGTAAGTAGTGATCAAAGCATTACTTGGGGTGCTGCTCAAGCAGTTCAACCTTTTGGAAATATCCTACAAATAGTTGAGCTAACTGGTCAAGAAATATACGATGCCTTAAATGAACAGTATGATGAGGGGCAAAAATACTTCCTCCAAATGTCAGGCTTACGCTATACATACACTGATAGTGGCTCAACTGACCCTCTTGTTCCATTTAAAGTTGTGAAAGTTTACAAAGACAATGGAGAAGAAATCGATCCAAATGCTACTTATAAATTAGTCATTAATGACTTCCTATATGGTGGTGGTGATGGTTTTGCAACATTCAAAAAAGGGAAATTATTAGGAGCAATTAATCCTGATACTGAGGTCTTTATTAAATATATCAAAGACTTAGAAGCTGCTGGCAAACCAGTAACAGCTGCAATAACAGGGGTTAAAACCTATGTTACAACGGCCCTTGAGCCTTCAACAACTACTGATGCAAGTGGTACTCATGAAATTATCAATCGTGTTTACCGTGATCGTGATGGAAAAATTGTTGCTACAGAAGTCGTTTCCGACCTCTTCACTCCAGCTCCTGTTGAAGAAACTGAAACACCTAAACCAGCTGTTAACTCTATTAAGATTCCTGTTAAAACACCAAAATATGGTCAAAGCTTAACAGCAGTAAAAGCAGGTCAGCAAGCACAAAAAGCAAGTGACAAAAAACAATTGCCAACTACTTCAAGTCAAGAAGACACAGCAATTCTACTTTCATTACTTGGTGCATCAAGTCTAGCAATGGCGGTAGCATTAAAGAAAAAAGAAAATAACTAA
- a CDS encoding hydroxymethylglutaryl-CoA synthase: MNIGIDKIGFATGQYVLNMEDLAQARQTDPEKFSQGLMLDAISISPITEDIVTLAASAAASILDEEDKKKIDMVILATESSIDQSKAASVYVHHLLGIQPFARSIEMKEACYAATAALDYAKLHVTMHPESRVLVIASDIAKYGIKSAGEPTQGSGSVALLIKTNPRIAILNKDNVAQTRDVMDFWRPNYSTTPYVNGIYSTKQYLDSLKTTWKYYQDQNQVTLSDFAAFCFHIPFPKLAFKGLTKLMDKSLTPQHKNALQEAFQASIQYSRKVGNIYTGSLYMSLLSLLENSSAVKAGDRIGMFSYGSGAVSEIFSLQLVEGYEKQLNTERIHYLNSRQKLTVSEYEDLFYEECELDDSGNAKLKQYRTNDFSLTEIQEHQRIYKKNDNA; the protein is encoded by the coding sequence ATGAATATAGGAATAGATAAAATTGGATTTGCCACTGGTCAATATGTCCTTAACATGGAGGACTTGGCTCAGGCACGACAAACCGATCCCGAAAAGTTTAGTCAAGGATTAATGTTAGATGCCATCAGCATTTCTCCCATAACTGAGGACATCGTAACTTTAGCTGCGAGTGCCGCAGCAAGCATCTTAGATGAAGAAGATAAGAAAAAGATTGACATGGTTATCCTAGCAACTGAATCCTCCATCGATCAATCAAAAGCAGCAAGTGTCTATGTCCATCATTTATTAGGTATCCAACCTTTTGCACGCTCTATTGAAATGAAAGAAGCTTGCTATGCTGCTACTGCAGCTTTAGACTATGCAAAATTACATGTCACAATGCATCCAGAGTCAAGGGTGCTTGTCATAGCAAGCGATATCGCCAAATATGGAATTAAATCTGCTGGAGAGCCTACACAAGGCTCTGGAAGTGTCGCCCTATTAATCAAAACCAATCCTCGCATTGCTATTTTGAACAAGGATAATGTCGCTCAAACTCGAGATGTTATGGATTTTTGGCGGCCAAATTATTCCACAACCCCTTATGTTAATGGCATCTATTCAACAAAACAATACTTGGATTCCTTAAAAACAACATGGAAATACTATCAAGATCAAAACCAAGTGACACTCAGTGATTTTGCAGCATTTTGTTTTCATATTCCTTTCCCCAAATTAGCCTTTAAAGGCTTAACTAAACTAATGGATAAATCACTAACACCTCAGCACAAAAATGCCCTACAAGAAGCCTTTCAGGCCTCTATACAGTATAGCCGAAAAGTAGGAAACATTTACACAGGTTCACTTTACATGTCACTTCTTTCCCTTTTGGAAAATAGCTCCGCAGTCAAAGCAGGAGATAGAATTGGCATGTTCTCATATGGCTCTGGCGCAGTTAGCGAAATTTTTAGCCTACAACTGGTTGAAGGCTATGAAAAACAGTTGAATACAGAAAGAATCCACTACCTCAATAGCCGTCAAAAGTTAACAGTTTCAGAATATGAAGACCTTTTCTATGAAGAATGCGAATTAGACGACTCAGGAAATGCCAAGCTCAAACAGTATCGAACAAATGACTTTAGCTTGACTGAAATTCAAGAACACCAAAGGATTTATAAAAAAAATGACAATGCCTAA
- the mvaD gene encoding diphosphomevalonate decarboxylase produces MDPKTVTVKSYANIAIIKYWGKENQEKMIPSTSSISLTLENMYTETSLKRLDHGAQKDLFYIDDYLQDQAEHQKISAIIDQFRTDKNQFVEVRTRNNMPTAAGLSSSSSGLSALVKACNLFFNCRLNQKELAQKAKFASGSASRSFFGPLSAWDKDSGDIYQVETDLKLAMIMLVVNDARKPISSREGMKLCRETSTTFDQWIQQSEQDYQEMLLYLKNNDFEKVGQLTEKNALAMHATTRTAKPSFSYLTEDSYQAMDKVKALREEGFQCYFTMDAGPNVKVLCLEKDLDSLSKRFAEDYSIIVSKTKEISHD; encoded by the coding sequence GTGGATCCAAAAACTGTAACAGTTAAATCGTACGCTAATATTGCCATTATTAAATATTGGGGAAAAGAAAATCAGGAAAAAATGATACCGTCAACCAGTAGCATTTCTCTGACTTTAGAAAATATGTATACTGAAACAAGTCTTAAACGATTAGATCATGGTGCTCAAAAGGACTTGTTTTATATTGATGATTACTTGCAAGATCAAGCAGAGCATCAAAAAATTTCTGCGATTATTGATCAATTTCGAACGGATAAGAATCAATTTGTAGAGGTTAGAACTCGAAATAACATGCCGACAGCTGCAGGTTTGTCCTCCAGTTCAAGCGGCTTATCTGCCTTGGTTAAAGCATGTAATCTTTTCTTCAACTGTCGCTTGAATCAGAAAGAATTGGCCCAAAAAGCCAAGTTTGCATCAGGGTCGGCCTCACGATCTTTCTTTGGGCCACTCTCTGCCTGGGACAAGGATAGCGGGGATATTTATCAGGTTGAAACAGATTTGAAATTGGCAATGATTATGTTGGTTGTCAATGACGCTCGTAAACCAATCTCAAGCCGTGAAGGTATGAAACTTTGTCGAGAAACGTCAACAACTTTTGATCAATGGATACAGCAATCAGAACAGGATTATCAAGAGATGTTGCTGTATTTAAAGAACAATGATTTTGAAAAAGTAGGTCAATTAACTGAGAAAAATGCTTTGGCAATGCATGCGACAACACGGACGGCTAAGCCTTCTTTTTCATATCTTACAGAGGATTCTTATCAGGCAATGGATAAAGTCAAAGCATTACGGGAAGAAGGTTTCCAATGCTATTTTACAATGGATGCGGGTCCCAATGTTAAGGTACTTTGTCTTGAGAAAGATTTAGATAGTCTTTCAAAACGCTTCGCAGAGGATTATTCAATTATCGTTTCAAAAACAAAGGAAATTAGTCATGACTAA